Proteins encoded in a region of the Rothia mucilaginosa genome:
- a CDS encoding DNA repair protein has product MAQLSIPQSLIGALIDIADLGTLDYFPPTERCAHWSLYDAQRQELLCPCAPAANTTTEKLFEAAAKILYENFPRYIDSPEEIIPYTSRQELVAALRRGDEEPSDTKPLEEEQNDLQATEATADSTAEAPVAEANEGVVTEDAAVSAAATPKPAAPKLAPSPALFAARAAQAPAPTPSPAPSAPEEASVEAPAEATAEKTVPVPTPATVTPAAPKPAAPKPAAPTSVAPKPAVPTPGAPSPGMFRKSTLTYRPPRIDEYLEGLRARQQAAEEAAEATHTAVASEQAPAEELPALSQSLPSAPTTPKTSAPKPSAPKPATQPVAAEPTAPRGVSEEDRERSYRLRPSLRARLERENISEELVRTILREGAAERLNDWTIRFTHDDYRVDVNTASAEVITVIDEYDAEYNEAAQVSLAYGEYNSLNALELEFSERARTFLKKNPPFVFDLMLQALSNPESVRMAEGWTRIYAAQGLEIAISPDERTVLALAKTPDFHVLHAEALRKAQLEELSNTLAKQAEHQVAQAENTTEEEK; this is encoded by the coding sequence ATGGCACAGCTATCCATTCCGCAGTCCCTGATAGGTGCACTCATCGATATAGCCGATCTGGGAACACTCGATTACTTCCCGCCCACCGAACGATGCGCCCACTGGTCCCTCTATGACGCGCAGCGCCAGGAGCTTCTCTGCCCCTGCGCACCCGCCGCCAACACCACCACGGAGAAGCTCTTTGAGGCCGCGGCGAAGATTCTCTACGAGAATTTCCCCCGATATATCGACTCGCCCGAGGAAATCATTCCTTATACTTCCCGCCAGGAACTCGTTGCCGCCCTACGCCGCGGCGATGAGGAGCCCAGCGACACTAAGCCTCTTGAAGAGGAACAGAACGACCTGCAGGCAACCGAAGCTACCGCAGACTCCACGGCTGAGGCTCCCGTTGCAGAGGCCAACGAGGGTGTAGTTACTGAGGACGCCGCGGTGAGCGCAGCCGCCACTCCCAAGCCTGCAGCCCCGAAGCTCGCGCCTTCCCCCGCGCTCTTTGCCGCCCGCGCGGCACAGGCACCCGCCCCGACTCCCAGCCCGGCTCCCAGCGCGCCGGAAGAAGCATCTGTGGAAGCGCCCGCAGAGGCAACTGCAGAAAAGACGGTTCCTGTACCGACCCCCGCCACGGTTACCCCCGCGGCACCCAAGCCGGCGGCGCCGAAGCCCGCAGCTCCTACATCTGTAGCACCCAAGCCTGCAGTGCCGACTCCCGGTGCACCCTCCCCCGGTATGTTCCGCAAGTCCACGCTGACCTACCGCCCGCCGCGCATCGATGAGTACCTGGAGGGTCTGCGTGCCCGGCAGCAGGCCGCCGAAGAAGCCGCGGAAGCTACTCATACGGCAGTAGCTAGCGAGCAGGCACCTGCTGAAGAGCTGCCCGCGCTCAGCCAGTCCCTACCGAGCGCGCCCACTACCCCAAAGACGAGTGCCCCGAAGCCGAGTGCGCCGAAGCCCGCCACTCAGCCGGTAGCCGCCGAACCGACCGCCCCTCGCGGTGTCAGCGAAGAGGATCGCGAACGCAGCTACCGCCTGCGCCCGAGCCTGCGTGCCCGCCTCGAACGCGAAAATATCAGCGAAGAGCTCGTGCGCACCATCCTGCGTGAAGGCGCGGCAGAACGCCTCAACGACTGGACGATTCGCTTCACCCACGACGACTACCGTGTGGACGTCAACACCGCCTCCGCCGAAGTCATTACCGTCATTGACGAATACGACGCCGAATACAACGAAGCGGCACAGGTATCCTTGGCGTACGGCGAATACAACTCGCTCAACGCCCTGGAACTCGAATTCAGCGAGCGCGCCCGCACCTTCTTGAAGAAGAACCCGCCCTTCGTCTTCGATCTGATGCTTCAGGCGCTGAGCAACCCCGAGAGCGTGCGCATGGCTGAAGGCTGGACCCGCATCTACGCGGCGCAGGGTCTGGAAATTGCGATTTCGCCCGATGAGCGGACCGTTCTGGCCCTGGCGAAGACCCCGGACTTCCACGTTCTGCACGCCGAAGCCCTGCGCAAGGCACAGCTGGAAGAGCTCAGTAATACCCTGGCGAAGCAGGCAGAACATCAAGTAGCCCAGGCAGAAAACACCACCGAGGAGGAGAAATAA
- a CDS encoding cell wall biosynthesis glycosyltransferase produces MSAKQITVPLEVYVRLQELASLAAYSYRDEQGSEENTAYDKPWDLLSKDGASLLDENGALKPEAAELYFTLLPLIAQEFVQQQQALVDAYRQAPKPAAARAKIRPSNQRLIPLTEVPLENQRIAARIEKEFYGDVPPRRRIYGVLPGVMDYMMRHGLTYELLLDIIESPASTVVQESAQENRYGREVTLYTHEEEGYQVVLNPLTAEVLALRPLQALAGGYQLSPEAQAQLKSLGLTGEYIARILDEAEDRRPIPGSSRTVYSLNGYQVEFSHSDQQVIRISRGTAPSRNPFESQPRMSGTKRQRGRKIPHDVDAFVQLLQEHGFTITMGGKHYDIRHEKLAPGQKAVTSVTPSDSQRWHLNSARQIRNTFGIDLRYADPRDSVRGIVRGPGGSIQNADHRNAEKQDAEKSAEKTAEKESE; encoded by the coding sequence ATGTCCGCTAAGCAGATTACCGTTCCTCTTGAGGTGTACGTTCGCCTGCAGGAGCTTGCCTCCCTCGCCGCCTATAGTTACCGCGATGAGCAGGGCTCCGAAGAGAACACTGCATACGATAAGCCCTGGGATTTGCTCTCCAAGGACGGCGCCTCCCTGCTCGATGAGAACGGCGCGCTCAAGCCCGAAGCGGCAGAGCTCTACTTCACCCTCCTGCCGCTCATTGCCCAGGAATTCGTGCAGCAGCAGCAGGCACTCGTGGACGCGTACCGTCAGGCACCCAAGCCCGCCGCCGCACGCGCCAAGATTCGCCCCTCCAACCAGCGCCTCATTCCGCTGACCGAGGTGCCGCTGGAGAACCAGCGTATTGCCGCGCGCATCGAGAAGGAATTCTACGGCGACGTGCCGCCGCGCCGCCGCATCTACGGTGTGCTCCCCGGCGTGATGGATTACATGATGCGCCACGGGCTAACCTACGAGCTGCTACTGGACATTATCGAATCCCCCGCAAGCACCGTGGTTCAAGAAAGCGCGCAAGAGAACCGCTACGGCCGCGAAGTCACCCTCTACACGCATGAAGAGGAAGGCTACCAGGTGGTGCTCAACCCCCTGACCGCCGAAGTGCTCGCGCTACGCCCGCTGCAGGCTCTCGCCGGAGGCTACCAGCTCTCCCCCGAGGCTCAGGCTCAGCTCAAGTCGCTCGGACTGACCGGCGAGTACATTGCCCGCATCCTTGATGAAGCTGAGGACCGCCGCCCGATTCCCGGCAGTAGCCGCACCGTGTACTCACTCAACGGCTACCAGGTGGAGTTCTCGCACTCCGACCAGCAGGTCATTCGTATTAGTCGCGGCACCGCGCCCAGCCGTAACCCCTTCGAGTCGCAGCCGAGGATGAGCGGCACGAAGAGGCAGCGCGGCCGCAAGATCCCGCACGATGTGGATGCGTTCGTGCAGCTGTTGCAGGAGCACGGCTTCACCATCACCATGGGCGGTAAGCACTACGATATTCGCCACGAGAAGCTGGCTCCGGGTCAGAAGGCGGTCACCTCCGTGACCCCCTCGGATTCGCAGCGTTGGCACCTGAACTCGGCACGCCAGATCCGCAATACCTTCGGTATCGACCTGCGCTACGCCGATCCGCGCGATAGCGTGCGCGGTATTGTGCGCGGCCCCGGAGGAAGCATCCAGAATGCCGATCACCGCAACGCTGAAAAGCAGGATGCCGAGAAGAGCGCGGAGAAGACGGCGGAGAAGGAATCCGAGTAG
- a CDS encoding phosphoenolpyruvate carboxykinase (GTP), which yields MADTSTRTLSAELEKELQSAPTTHQGLLEWVREVAALTQPAHIYWVDGSQEEYDRLAQELVDAGTFVRLSDHEFPNSYAAFSDPDDVARVEERTFICSETEEGAGPTNNWRDPVEMKQTLTGLFEGSMRGRTLYVIPFVMGSLKAKNPKIAVELSDSAYVVCSMRIMATIGKDVLAKLNETNGFFVKALHSVGAPLEPGQEDVPWPCNPEKYIVQFPETREIWSFGSGYGGNALLGKKCYALRIASVIGRDEGWMAEHMLILKVTNPEGKVRYISAAFPSACGKTNFAMMEPTIDGWKAEMVGDDIAWIEFDENHQARVVNPEAGLFGVAPGTGYSTNPNAMKAIAKGNTIFTNVALTDDGSVWWEGKTDEAPEHLIDWTGQDWTPESGRPAAHPNSRFCTPASQVDMLAPEYYDPEGVPLSAIVLGGRRKTTIPLVSESESWEQGVFRAVTLSSETTAAAKGAVGVIRRDPMAMLPFIGYNAGDYFKHWLDLGKKHGTENMPKVYYVNWFRRTPDGGFAWPGFGENSRVVKWIFDRLDGKAGGQETFLGTVPTKEDLDLTGLEISEEELKAALAVSKEEWAAELPGIDEWLEKFGDKLPVEVREQRDALAKALED from the coding sequence ATGGCTGACACCTCAACTCGTACTCTCTCTGCCGAACTCGAAAAGGAGCTGCAGAGCGCACCCACCACCCACCAGGGTCTTCTGGAATGGGTTCGCGAGGTTGCGGCACTGACCCAGCCCGCACACATCTACTGGGTCGATGGCTCCCAGGAAGAATATGACCGCCTGGCACAGGAACTGGTTGACGCCGGTACCTTCGTTCGCCTCAGCGATCACGAATTCCCGAACTCTTACGCAGCTTTCTCCGATCCCGACGACGTTGCACGTGTCGAGGAGCGCACCTTCATCTGCTCCGAGACTGAAGAAGGCGCAGGCCCGACCAACAACTGGCGCGACCCCGTCGAAATGAAGCAGACCCTGACCGGTCTGTTCGAGGGCTCCATGCGCGGTCGTACCCTGTACGTCATTCCCTTCGTCATGGGCTCCCTGAAGGCTAAGAACCCCAAGATTGCTGTTGAGCTCAGCGACTCCGCATACGTTGTCTGCTCCATGCGCATCATGGCAACCATTGGTAAGGACGTTCTTGCCAAGCTGAACGAGACCAACGGCTTCTTCGTCAAGGCTCTGCACTCTGTTGGTGCACCCCTGGAGCCCGGTCAGGAAGATGTTCCCTGGCCTTGCAACCCCGAGAAGTACATCGTCCAGTTCCCCGAGACCCGCGAAATCTGGTCCTTCGGCTCCGGCTACGGCGGTAACGCACTGCTCGGTAAGAAGTGCTACGCACTGCGTATCGCATCCGTTATCGGTCGCGATGAGGGCTGGATGGCAGAGCACATGCTCATCCTGAAGGTCACCAACCCCGAGGGCAAGGTTCGCTACATCTCCGCAGCGTTCCCTTCCGCATGTGGCAAGACCAACTTCGCAATGATGGAACCCACCATTGACGGCTGGAAGGCTGAGATGGTCGGCGACGACATCGCATGGATCGAGTTCGATGAGAACCACCAGGCACGCGTGGTCAACCCCGAGGCTGGCCTGTTCGGCGTGGCACCGGGCACCGGTTACTCCACCAACCCGAACGCTATGAAGGCTATCGCCAAGGGCAACACCATCTTCACCAACGTTGCACTGACCGACGACGGCTCCGTCTGGTGGGAGGGTAAGACCGATGAGGCTCCCGAGCACCTGATTGACTGGACCGGTCAGGACTGGACCCCCGAGTCCGGCCGCCCGGCAGCTCACCCGAACTCCCGCTTCTGCACCCCCGCATCCCAGGTCGACATGCTCGCTCCCGAGTACTACGATCCCGAGGGTGTGCCGCTGAGCGCTATCGTTCTGGGCGGTCGCCGTAAGACCACCATCCCGCTGGTTTCCGAGTCCGAGAGCTGGGAGCAGGGCGTCTTCCGCGCAGTTACCCTCTCCTCCGAGACCACCGCGGCTGCTAAGGGCGCTGTCGGCGTGATTCGCCGCGACCCGATGGCAATGCTGCCCTTCATCGGCTACAACGCTGGTGACTACTTCAAGCACTGGCTGGATCTGGGCAAGAAGCACGGTACCGAGAACATGCCGAAGGTCTACTACGTCAACTGGTTCCGCCGCACCCCCGATGGCGGCTTCGCATGGCCCGGCTTCGGCGAGAACTCTCGCGTTGTGAAGTGGATCTTCGACCGCCTCGACGGCAAGGCTGGTGGCCAGGAGACCTTCCTGGGCACCGTTCCCACCAAGGAAGACCTGGATCTGACCGGTCTGGAAATCTCCGAGGAAGAACTGAAGGCTGCTCTGGCTGTCTCGAAGGAAGAATGGGCTGCTGAGCTGCCCGGCATCGACGAGTGGCTTGAGAAGTTCGGCGACAAGTTGCCTGTTGAGGTTCGCGAACAGCGCGACGCTCTGGCTAAGGCCCTGGAGGACTAA